One segment of Pseudophryne corroboree isolate aPseCor3 unplaced genomic scaffold, aPseCor3.hap2 scaffold_1294, whole genome shotgun sequence DNA contains the following:
- the LOC134994296 gene encoding histone H2B 1.1-like yields the protein MPDPAKSAPAPKKGSKKAVTKTQKKDGKKRRKSRKESYAIYVYKVLKQVHPDTGISSKAMGIMNSFVNDIFERIAGEASRLAHYNKRSTITSREIQTAVRLLLPGELAKHAVSEGTKAVTKYTSAK from the coding sequence ATGCCTGATCCAGCAAAGTCTGCTCCGGCGCCTAAGAAAGGCTCTAAGAAAGCGGTGACCAAGACCCAGAAGAAGGATGGGAAGAAGCGTAGGaagagcaggaaggagagttacgccatttacgtctacaaggtgctgaagcaggtgcaccctgacaccggcatctcctccaaggctatgggcatcatgaactcctttgtcaaTGACATCTTTGAGCGCATTGCTGGGGAAGCTTCTCGCCTGGCTCATTACAACAAGCGCTCGaccatcacctcccgggagatccagaccgccgtacgcttgctgctgccgggagagctggccaagcacgccgtgtccgagggcaccaaggcTGTTACCAAGTACACCAGCGCCAAGTAA
- the LOC134994294 gene encoding histone H2A type 1-like: MSGRGKQGGKTRAKAKTRSSRAGLQFPVGRVHRLLRKGNYAERVGAGAPVYLAAVLEYLTAEILELAGNAARDNKKTRIIPRHLQLAVRNDEELNKLLGGVTIAQGGVLPNIQAVLLPKKTESHKPAKSK; encoded by the coding sequence ATGTCTGGAAGAGGGAAACAAGGCGGCAAGACCCGTGCTAAGGCAAAGACTCGCTCATCCCGGGCCGGTCTCCAGTTCCCAGTCGGTCGAGTTCACCGTCTGCTGAGGAAGGGAAACTATGCGGAGCGTGTGGGAGCCGGTGCCCCGGTGTATCTGGCCGCAGTACTGGAGTACCTGACGGCTGAGATTCTTGAGCTTGCCGGAAACGCCGCCCGCGACAACAAGAAGACCCGCATCatcccccgccacctgcagctggctgtgcgcaacgacgaagagctcaataaactgctcggtggggtgaccatcgcccagggaggcgttctgcccaacatccaggccgtgctgctgcccaagaagaccGAGAGCCACAAACCAGCTAAGAGCAAGTGA
- the LOC134994291 gene encoding histone H3, protein MARTKQTARKSTGGKAPRKQLATKAARKSAPATGGVKKPHRYRPGTVALREIRRYQKSTELLIRKLPFQRLVREIAQDFKTDLRFQSSAVMALQEASEAYLVGLFEDTNLCAIHAKRVTIMPKDIQLARRIRGERA, encoded by the coding sequence ATGGCCAGGACCAAGCAGACCGCCCGCAAATCTACCGGAGGTAAAGCTCCCCGCAAGCAGCTGGCAACCAAGGCTGCTCGGAAAAGCGCCCCAGCTACCGGCGGCGTGAAGAAGCCTCACCGCTACCGTCCCGGGACTGTTGCTCTCAGAGAGATCCGCCGCTACCAGAAATCCACCGAGCTGCTGatccgcaagctgcccttccagcgaTTGGTGCGTGAGATCGCCCAAGACTTCAAGACCGACCTGCGCTTCCAGAGCTCTGCCGTTATGGCCCTACAAGAGGCCAGTGAGGCTTATCTGGTGGGGCTGTTCGAGGACACCAACCTGTGCGCCATCCACGCCAAGAGGGTAaccatcatgcccaaagacatccaGCTAGCCCGCAGAATccgaggggagagggcatag
- the LOC134994300 gene encoding histone H1B-like, with translation MAETAPVAAAVPPSEVAAKKKRQPKKAAGRAKKSGKSSGPSVSELIVKAVAASKERSGVSLAALKKALAAGGYDVERNNSRIKVGVKGLVTKGTLTQVKGTGASGSFKLNKKQVESKKAAQKSLKPKKPAAKKVAKSPKKPKKAPSAAKTPKKVKKPATAAAAKSPKKPIAVKPKKAAKSPAKKAAKPKAAKSPAKKAAKPKATKSPAKKAAKPKKAAAKK, from the coding sequence ATGGCGGAAACTGCCCCCGTCGCCGCCGCTGTTCCTCCATCAGAGGTcgcagccaaaaagaagaggcagccgaagAAAGCTGCTGGAAGAGCAAAGAAGAGCGGCAAGTCTTCTGGACCCAGCGTCTCCGAGCTGATCGTAAAAGCCGTGGCCGCCTCTAAAGAGCGCAGCGGGGTTTCTCTTgccgccctgaagaaggctctggctgccggaggctacgatgtggagaggaacaacAGCCGCATCAAAGTGGGGGTGAAAGGATTAGTGACCAAAGGAACTCTCACCCAGGTGAAAGGTACCGGCGCTTCCGGCTCCTTCAAGCTCAATAAGAAACAAGTGGAAAGCAAGAAGGCCGCCCAGAAGTCCCTGAAGCCCAAGAAACCTGCAGCGAAGAAAGTGGCCAAATCCCCGAAGAAGCCCAAGAAGGCTCCGAGTGCAGCCAAGACCCCGAAAAAGGTGAAGAAACCCGCTACAGCGGCTGctgccaaaagcccaaagaagcctaTAGCCGTGAAGCCTAAGAAGGCGGCCAAGAGTCCCgccaagaaggcggcgaagcccaaagctgccaagagtccggccaagaaggcCGCGAAGCCAAAAGCCACAAAAAGCCCGGCCAAGAAGGCAGCTAAGCCTAAGAAAGCTGCGGCCAAGAAGTGA